In Arthrobacter sp. MN05-02, one genomic interval encodes:
- a CDS encoding glutamate synthase, with protein sequence MTALTPGKSTGTESGTTSSTAGTVQSPFTRFASVPEATGLYNPENEKDACGLAVIATLRGEPGHDIVDAALTALRNLEHRGAVGADEGTGDGAGLLTQVPDEFFRAVVDFPLPPAGSYVVGTAFLPAEAKEQETARAGLESIAESEGLEVLGWRVVPVVADLVGAMARACMPHFVQLFLAPADGSPADLDGRAFRVRKRAQNKFGVYFPSLSSKTIVYKGMLTTAQLEPFYPDLSDERFKTRLGIVHSRFSTNTFPSWPLAQPFRTIAHNGEINTVKGNRNWMRARQSQLANPLLGDSPEELYPICTPGASDSASFDEVAELLTLSGRPITHSIMMMIPEAWENHATMDPARRAFYQYHSMLMEPWDGPAAVSFTDGRLVGAVLDRNGLRPARYWVTEDGLVILASEVGVLDVEPSRVVRKGRVSPGKMFLVDTEEGRLIEDQEIKAEVAAANPWGEWVKENLIQLEDLPEREHVIHTKASINRRQRTFGYTQEELRILLGPMARNGAEPLGAMGSDTPIAVLSKRPRLLFDYFVQSFAQVTNPPLDSIREELVTSMGVTIGPDGNLLSTGQVRSKQIALKFPVITNDELAKIANLETEDGDRLAVRVRGLYRHDGGEAALRARLAEICEQVSSALNRGVEYVVLSDRDSNAQWAPIPSLLLTSAVHHHLLKSANRTKTSLVVEAGDVREVHHVAVLIGYGASAVNPYLAMESCEELVRNGDITGVTAEAAVAHLIKGLGKGVLKIMSKMGISTVSSYCGAQTFEALGLSQELVDEYFHGTQTQLGGVGLDVVAAETAARHESAYPQDGIEDPHRGLDNGGEYQWRREGPPHLFNPETVFRLQHATRERRYDIFKAYTRGVDDQSRDLMTLRGLLKLRGDARQPIGIDEVEPVSSIVRRFSTGAMSYGSISKEAHETLAIAMNRLGAKSNTGEGGEDVERLLDPERRSAIKQVASGRFGVTSLYLTNADDIQIKMAQGAKPGKGGQLMSQKVYPWIARTRHSTPGVALISPPPHHDIYSIEDLAQLIYDLKRSNPSARVHVKLVSEVGIGTVAAGVTKAKADVVLVSGHDGGTGASRLNSLKHAGIPWELGLAETQQTLMLNGLRDRVVVQVDGQLKTGRDVVIAALLGGEEFGFATAPLVVSGCIMMRVCHLDTCPVGVATQNPELRSRFTGKPEFVVNFFEFIAEEVREILAELGFRTLEEAIGHSELLDAREAIEHWKADGLDLDPILRGNESDSGEPMRNMLPQNHELDQHFDNKLIEMSADALQHRSPVRISVDVVNTDRSVGTMLGHEVTRTFGLDTLATDTIDVTLTGQAGQSLGAFLPAGITLRLLGDSNDYVGKGLSGGRIIVRPDRSNVFRADHNVIAGNVIGYGATSGEMFLRGQVGERFLVRNSGATAVAEGIGDHGCEYMTGGQALILGRTGRNFGAGMSGGTAYVLDLDRARVNKQSLENGELLLVGLDAEDVEIVRRLLIQHVEETESNLAESLLASFEDTVPRFTKVLPRDYAAVLDARATAVEQGLDPDGEEAWTKILEVTGG encoded by the coding sequence ATGACTGCTTTGACGCCAGGAAAGTCGACCGGGACGGAGTCCGGAACGACATCATCCACGGCTGGGACCGTGCAATCCCCCTTCACGCGGTTCGCCTCCGTGCCGGAGGCGACCGGACTCTACAACCCGGAGAACGAGAAGGACGCGTGCGGCCTCGCCGTGATCGCGACCCTGCGTGGCGAGCCGGGGCACGACATCGTCGACGCCGCCCTGACGGCGCTCCGCAACCTCGAGCACAGAGGTGCCGTGGGCGCGGACGAGGGCACCGGTGACGGTGCGGGCCTGCTGACCCAGGTCCCCGACGAGTTCTTCCGCGCCGTCGTCGACTTCCCGCTGCCGCCTGCCGGCTCCTACGTCGTCGGCACCGCGTTCCTGCCGGCCGAGGCGAAGGAGCAGGAGACGGCGCGAGCCGGGCTGGAGTCCATCGCCGAGTCCGAAGGTCTCGAAGTGCTCGGCTGGCGCGTCGTCCCCGTCGTCGCCGACCTCGTGGGTGCGATGGCCCGTGCCTGCATGCCGCACTTCGTGCAGCTCTTCCTGGCCCCGGCGGACGGCAGCCCCGCAGATCTCGACGGACGCGCGTTCCGGGTGCGGAAGCGCGCCCAGAACAAGTTCGGCGTCTACTTCCCCTCGCTGTCCTCGAAGACCATCGTCTACAAGGGCATGCTCACCACGGCGCAGCTCGAGCCCTTCTACCCCGATCTGTCGGACGAGCGCTTCAAGACGCGCCTCGGCATCGTGCACTCCCGGTTCTCCACCAACACCTTCCCGTCCTGGCCGCTCGCGCAGCCCTTCCGGACCATCGCGCACAACGGCGAGATCAACACGGTCAAGGGCAACCGCAACTGGATGCGCGCCCGGCAGTCTCAGCTCGCCAACCCGTTGCTCGGGGACTCGCCGGAGGAGCTGTACCCGATCTGCACGCCGGGCGCCTCGGACTCCGCGTCGTTCGACGAGGTCGCGGAACTGCTGACGCTCTCGGGCCGCCCGATCACGCACTCGATCATGATGATGATCCCGGAGGCGTGGGAGAACCACGCCACCATGGACCCCGCCCGCCGCGCCTTCTACCAGTACCACTCCATGCTCATGGAGCCGTGGGACGGACCGGCGGCCGTGTCCTTCACGGATGGCCGCCTCGTCGGCGCCGTCCTCGACCGCAACGGCCTGCGCCCGGCCCGCTACTGGGTCACCGAGGACGGCCTCGTCATCCTCGCCTCCGAGGTAGGCGTCCTCGACGTCGAGCCCTCACGCGTCGTCCGGAAGGGCCGCGTCTCGCCCGGCAAGATGTTCCTCGTCGACACCGAGGAAGGCCGCCTGATCGAGGACCAGGAGATCAAGGCCGAGGTCGCCGCGGCGAATCCGTGGGGGGAGTGGGTCAAGGAGAACCTGATCCAGCTCGAGGATCTCCCGGAGCGCGAGCACGTCATCCACACCAAGGCGTCCATCAACCGCCGCCAGCGCACCTTCGGGTACACGCAGGAGGAACTGCGCATCCTGCTCGGCCCCATGGCCAGGAACGGTGCCGAGCCGCTCGGCGCGATGGGCTCGGACACCCCGATCGCCGTGCTGTCCAAGCGCCCGCGCCTCCTGTTCGACTACTTCGTGCAGTCCTTCGCGCAGGTGACCAACCCGCCGCTGGACTCGATCCGCGAGGAGCTCGTGACCTCCATGGGCGTCACGATCGGACCGGACGGCAACCTGCTCTCCACCGGCCAGGTACGTTCCAAGCAGATCGCCCTGAAGTTCCCCGTCATCACCAACGACGAGTTGGCGAAGATTGCCAACCTCGAGACCGAGGACGGTGACCGGCTCGCCGTCCGGGTGCGCGGCCTGTACCGGCACGACGGCGGCGAGGCAGCGCTGCGGGCACGCCTCGCGGAGATCTGCGAGCAGGTGTCCAGCGCGCTGAACCGCGGCGTCGAGTACGTGGTGCTGTCCGACCGCGACTCGAACGCGCAGTGGGCCCCCATCCCGTCGCTGCTCCTGACCAGCGCCGTGCACCATCACCTCCTGAAGAGCGCCAACCGCACCAAGACCTCGCTCGTGGTCGAGGCCGGCGACGTGCGCGAGGTCCACCACGTGGCGGTGCTGATCGGCTACGGAGCTTCCGCCGTCAACCCCTACCTGGCCATGGAGAGCTGCGAGGAACTCGTCCGCAACGGCGACATCACCGGCGTCACGGCCGAAGCCGCCGTCGCGCACCTCATCAAGGGCCTCGGCAAGGGTGTCCTGAAGATCATGTCCAAGATGGGCATCTCGACGGTCAGCTCCTACTGCGGTGCCCAGACCTTCGAGGCGCTCGGACTGTCGCAGGAGCTCGTCGACGAGTACTTCCACGGCACACAGACCCAGCTCGGCGGGGTGGGGCTCGACGTCGTCGCGGCCGAGACCGCTGCGCGCCATGAGAGCGCGTACCCGCAGGACGGCATCGAGGACCCCCACCGCGGCCTCGACAACGGCGGCGAGTACCAGTGGCGCCGGGAGGGACCGCCGCACCTCTTCAACCCCGAGACCGTCTTCCGTCTGCAGCACGCCACGCGGGAGCGCCGCTACGACATCTTCAAGGCGTACACCCGGGGCGTGGACGACCAGTCGCGGGACCTCATGACGCTCCGCGGGCTGCTCAAGCTCCGCGGAGACGCACGCCAACCCATCGGCATCGACGAGGTCGAGCCGGTCTCGTCCATCGTCCGGCGTTTCTCCACGGGCGCGATGAGCTACGGCTCCATCTCGAAGGAAGCCCACGAGACGCTCGCCATCGCGATGAACCGCCTCGGCGCGAAGTCCAATACGGGTGAGGGCGGCGAGGACGTCGAGCGGCTGCTCGACCCGGAGCGCCGCTCCGCCATCAAGCAGGTGGCGTCCGGCCGGTTCGGCGTCACGAGCCTGTACCTGACCAACGCCGACGACATCCAGATCAAGATGGCACAGGGAGCCAAGCCCGGGAAGGGCGGACAGCTCATGAGCCAGAAGGTGTACCCCTGGATCGCGCGCACCCGGCACTCCACGCCGGGCGTCGCCCTCATCTCGCCGCCGCCGCACCACGACATCTACTCCATCGAGGACCTCGCACAGCTCATCTACGACCTCAAGAGGTCCAACCCGAGCGCACGCGTCCACGTGAAGCTGGTCTCCGAAGTGGGTATCGGCACGGTCGCCGCGGGCGTCACGAAGGCCAAGGCCGACGTCGTCCTGGTGTCGGGCCACGACGGCGGGACGGGCGCGAGCCGGCTCAATTCCCTCAAGCACGCGGGTATCCCGTGGGAGCTCGGGCTCGCCGAGACGCAGCAGACCCTGATGCTCAACGGGCTGCGTGACCGCGTGGTGGTCCAGGTGGACGGCCAGCTCAAGACCGGGCGCGACGTCGTCATCGCCGCCCTGCTCGGTGGCGAGGAGTTCGGCTTCGCCACGGCGCCGCTCGTGGTGTCGGGCTGCATCATGATGCGCGTCTGCCACCTCGACACGTGCCCCGTCGGCGTCGCCACCCAGAACCCGGAACTGCGCAGCCGCTTCACGGGCAAGCCCGAGTTCGTGGTCAACTTCTTCGAGTTCATCGCCGAGGAGGTCCGCGAGATCCTCGCCGAGCTCGGGTTCCGGACGCTCGAGGAGGCCATCGGCCACAGCGAGCTGCTCGACGCCCGCGAGGCGATCGAGCACTGGAAGGCCGACGGTCTGGACCTGGACCCGATCCTGCGTGGCAACGAGTCCGACTCCGGCGAGCCGATGCGGAACATGCTCCCGCAGAACCACGAGCTGGACCAGCACTTCGACAACAAGCTCATCGAGATGAGTGCCGACGCGCTGCAGCACCGCTCGCCGGTGCGCATCTCCGTCGACGTCGTCAACACCGACCGGTCGGTGGGCACCATGCTCGGTCACGAGGTCACCCGGACCTTCGGACTGGACACGCTGGCCACCGACACCATCGACGTCACCCTCACAGGCCAGGCAGGGCAGTCGCTCGGCGCGTTCCTGCCCGCAGGCATCACGCTGCGGCTGCTCGGCGACTCGAACGACTACGTGGGCAAGGGACTGTCCGGCGGCCGCATCATCGTGCGACCGGACCGCTCCAACGTGTTCCGCGCGGACCACAACGTGATCGCGGGCAACGTCATCGGCTACGGTGCCACGAGCGGCGAGATGTTCCTGCGCGGCCAGGTGGGGGAGCGGTTCCTCGTCCGGAACTCTGGCGCGACCGCGGTGGCCGAGGGGATCGGCGACCACGGCTGCGAGTACATGACGGGCGGCCAGGCCCTGATCCTCGGCCGCACGGGCCGCAACTTCGGTGCGGGCATGTCGGGTGGCACGGCCTACGTGCTGGACCTCGACCGCGCGCGCGTCAACAAGCAGAGCCTCGAGAACGGCGAGCTCCTGCTCGTCGGGCTGGACGCCGAGGACGTCGAGATCGTGCGGCGGCTGCTCATCCAGCACGTCGAGGAGACCGAATCGAACCTGGCCGAGAGCCTGCTGGCGTCCTTCGAGGACACCGTCCCACGATTCACCAAGGTCCTGCCGCGCGACTACGCCGCGGTACTGGACGCCCGCGCCACCGCCGTCGAGCAGGGCCTCGACCCTGACGGCGAAGAGGCGTGGACCAAGATCCTGGAGGTAACCGGTGGCTGA
- the gltD gene encoding dihydropyrimidine dehydrogenase subunit A: MADPRGFMKVRERQTQPRRPVPVRIMDWKEVYEAQEKGVLKSQAGRCMDCGIPFCHQGCPLGNLIPEWNDLTFRDKGREAIERLHATNNFPEFTGRLCPAPCESSCVLGINQPPVTIKQVEVSIADLAFDEGWVEPHPPERLTDRTIAVVGSGPAGLAAAQQLTRAGHTVAVYERDDRIGGLLRYGIPDFKMEKIHLERRLDQMKAEGTRFRTGVDVGKDISWGQLKRRYDAVVVATGATVPRDLPIPGRDLEGVHFAMDYLVQANRVVAGEAIEDQIHAEGKHVVILGGGDTGADCLGTAHRQHAASVTTLAIGQQPPTERRPDQPWPTFPTLFDIASAHEEGGERRYLASTVEFVGDDGVLRGIKVAETEFVNGRRVPKKGTEREIPADLVFLSLGFTGAEPAGITEQVQAEFDDRGNLARDGYYMTNTPGVFSAGDAGRGQSLIVWAIAEGRACAAAVDQWLMGSTKLPAPVAPTDRSIAVL; the protein is encoded by the coding sequence GTGGCTGACCCACGCGGATTCATGAAGGTGCGCGAGCGCCAGACCCAGCCCCGCCGGCCCGTTCCGGTGCGCATCATGGACTGGAAGGAAGTGTACGAGGCGCAGGAGAAGGGCGTCCTCAAGAGCCAGGCGGGCCGCTGCATGGACTGCGGCATCCCCTTCTGCCACCAGGGCTGCCCGCTGGGCAACCTGATCCCGGAGTGGAACGACCTCACGTTCCGCGACAAGGGACGCGAGGCGATCGAGCGCCTGCATGCCACGAACAACTTCCCCGAGTTCACCGGCCGGCTCTGCCCCGCACCGTGCGAGTCCTCGTGCGTGCTCGGTATCAACCAGCCACCCGTGACCATCAAGCAGGTCGAGGTGTCCATCGCGGACCTGGCCTTCGACGAGGGCTGGGTGGAACCGCATCCGCCGGAGCGCCTGACCGACCGCACCATCGCCGTCGTCGGCTCCGGGCCTGCCGGACTCGCCGCCGCGCAGCAGCTGACGCGGGCCGGCCACACCGTGGCCGTCTACGAGCGCGACGACCGCATCGGCGGCCTGCTGCGCTACGGCATCCCCGACTTCAAGATGGAGAAGATCCACCTCGAGCGGCGCCTCGACCAGATGAAAGCCGAGGGCACGCGCTTCCGGACCGGCGTGGACGTCGGCAAGGACATCAGCTGGGGCCAGCTGAAGCGGCGGTACGACGCCGTCGTCGTCGCCACCGGTGCCACCGTGCCGCGCGACCTCCCCATCCCGGGCCGGGACCTCGAGGGCGTCCACTTCGCCATGGACTACCTGGTACAGGCCAACCGCGTGGTGGCCGGCGAGGCGATCGAGGACCAGATCCACGCGGAGGGCAAGCACGTCGTCATCCTCGGCGGCGGCGACACCGGTGCCGACTGCCTGGGCACGGCCCACCGGCAGCACGCGGCATCGGTCACCACGCTCGCCATCGGCCAGCAGCCGCCCACCGAGCGACGTCCGGACCAGCCCTGGCCCACCTTTCCCACGCTGTTCGACATCGCGAGCGCCCACGAGGAGGGCGGCGAGCGGCGCTACCTGGCATCCACCGTCGAGTTCGTCGGGGACGACGGTGTCCTGCGCGGCATCAAGGTCGCCGAGACGGAGTTCGTGAACGGCCGCCGGGTGCCGAAAAAAGGCACGGAGCGCGAGATCCCCGCGGACCTCGTCTTCCTCTCCCTGGGCTTCACGGGAGCAGAACCCGCCGGCATCACCGAGCAGGTCCAGGCCGAGTTCGACGACCGCGGGAACCTGGCACGGGACGGCTACTACATGACGAACACTCCGGGGGTCTTCTCGGCGGGGGACGCCGGCCGCGGGCAGTCGCTCATCGTCTGGGCGATCGCGGAAGGGCGCGCCTGCGCTGCCGCCGTGGACCAGTGGCTCATGGGCTCCACCAAGCTCCCCGCGCCCGTCGCGCCGACCGACCGCTCGATCGCCGTGCTCTGA
- a CDS encoding pyruvate kinase (possible pseudo due to frameshift) produces MRRAKIVATFGPAIASYENTLAVLEAGVDVARMNMSHGDYAVHSSTYENVRRASEELGKPVGIFADLQGPKIRLGRFADGPHALAPGDVFTITVEDVEGTQDICSTTFKGLPQDVKVGDMLLIDDGKVSLRATAVDDVKVTTEVVVGGMVSNNKGINLPGVAVNVPALSDKDEEDLRWAIQIGVDMVALSFVRDAGDVKRVHEIMDEEGRRVPVIAKIEKPQAVDALEEIIDAFDAIMVARGDLGVELPLQDVPIVQKRAVELARRWAKPVIVATQVLESMIDNPRPTRAEASDCANAVLDGADAVMLSGETSVGKYPIETVRTMADIIESTERHGLERVPPLGSRPKTRGGAITRAAVEISDQLDAKYICTFTQSR; encoded by the coding sequence ATGAGACGCGCAAAAATCGTTGCAACATTCGGTCCCGCAATCGCCAGCTATGAGAACACCCTCGCGGTGCTCGAGGCGGGCGTCGACGTAGCCCGGATGAACATGAGCCACGGCGACTACGCCGTGCACAGCAGCACCTACGAGAACGTGCGCCGCGCGTCCGAGGAACTCGGCAAGCCCGTGGGCATCTTCGCGGACCTCCAGGGTCCCAAGATCCGCCTCGGCCGATTCGCCGACGGCCCCCACGCCCTCGCGCCCGGTGACGTCTTCACCATCACCGTCGAGGACGTCGAGGGTACGCAGGACATCTGCTCCACCACGTTCAAGGGACTGCCCCAGGACGTCAAGGTGGGCGACATGCTCCTGATCGACGACGGCAAGGTCTCGCTCCGCGCCACCGCGGTCGACGACGTCAAGGTCACCACCGAGGTCGTCGTCGGTGGCATGGTGTCGAACAACAAGGGCATCAACCTGCCCGGCGTCGCCGTGAACGTCCCCGCCCTCAGCGACAAGGACGAGGAAGACCTCCGCTGGGCCATCCAGATCGGCGTCGACATGGTGGCGCTCTCCTTCGTGCGCGACGCCGGTGACGTGAAGCGCGTGCACGAGATCATGGACGAGGAAGGCCGCAGGGTCCCCGTCATCGCGAAGATCGAGAAGCCGCAGGCCGTCGACGCCCTCGAGGAGATCATCGATGCCTTCGACGCCATCATGGTGGCCCGCGGCGATCTCGGCGTGGAGCTCCCCCTGCAGGACGTCCCGATCGTCCAGAAGCGTGCCGTCGAGCTGGCCCGCCGCTGGGCGAAGCCGGTCATCGTCGCCACGCAGGTGCTCGAGTCCATGATCGACAATCCGCGTCCCACGCGCGCCGAGGCGTCGGACTGTGCCAACGCCGTCCTCGACGGCGCTGACGCCGTGATGCTCTCGGGCGAGACGAGCGTCGGCAAGTACCCGATCGAGACGGTCCGCACCATGGCGGACATCATCGAGTCCACCGAGCGCCACGGCCTCGAGCGTGTCCCGCCGCTGGGCAGCAGGCCGAAGACCCGCGGTGGTGCGATCACCCGTGCAGCCGTCGAGATCTCGGACCAGCTCGACGCCAAGTACATCTGCACCTTCACGCAGTCCCGGTGA
- a CDS encoding hypothetical protein (possible pseudo due to frameshift): MQSTLNTMSLIWGIQPKLVEFVEHTDQMTSQVDRVLFEQGLVEVDDLVVIAAGSPPGQAGSTNSIKVHRVGDITDAGQLPDSHTSYIKEGVGPWPTKKK; this comes from the coding sequence GTGCAGTCGACGCTCAACACGATGTCGCTCATCTGGGGCATCCAGCCCAAGCTCGTCGAGTTCGTGGAGCACACCGACCAGATGACCTCGCAGGTGGACCGTGTCCTCTTCGAGCAGGGCCTCGTCGAGGTCGACGACCTCGTGGTCATCGCCGCCGGCTCCCCTCCCGGACAGGCCGGCTCGACCAACTCGATCAAGGTCCACCGCGTCGGCGACATCACCGACGCCGGCCAGCTTCCCGACAGCCACACCTCCTACATCAAGGAGGGCGTGGGCCCCTGGCCCACCAAGAAGAAGTAG
- a CDS encoding hypothetical protein (possible pseudo due to internal stop codon/frameshift), whose product MSRHEEIKALEAEVSDLQEQFATRKLVERAKSLLTTKMGLTEPEAFRWIQKTSMDRRLSMREVAETIINQVN is encoded by the coding sequence ATGTCGCGCCACGAGGAGATCAAGGCCCTCGAGGCCGAGGTGTCCGATCTCCAGGAGCAGTTCGCCACCCGAAAGCTGGTGGAGCGCGCCAAGAGCCTCCTGACCACCAAGATGGGCCTCACCGAACCCGAGGCCTTCCGCTGGATCCAAAAGACGTCCATGGACCGCCGCCTCAGCATGCGCGAGGTCGCCGAGACGATCATCAACCAGGTCAACTGA
- a CDS encoding deaminase reductase, with the protein MSRELVWTGFMSLDGVVDSPGGVEEGHRGGGWVFSTEFLPEAFALKGEELEETTALVFGRRSYEAFAPVWVGSEDHAAYKDLPKYVVSSSLDEHALIDGWGPSEILRSVEDVAALKQGDGGALFIHGSAELARTLADADLIDRYNLLVFPVLLGAGKRLFSTADRDRQQLRLRESETYSNGVVKAIYDVVH; encoded by the coding sequence ATGTCACGGGAACTGGTGTGGACGGGATTCATGTCGCTGGATGGCGTGGTCGACTCTCCCGGCGGTGTCGAGGAGGGGCACCGCGGTGGCGGATGGGTGTTCAGCACCGAGTTCCTGCCTGAGGCGTTCGCCCTCAAGGGTGAGGAGCTGGAGGAGACGACGGCGCTGGTGTTCGGGCGCCGGAGCTATGAGGCGTTCGCTCCGGTCTGGGTCGGATCAGAGGACCACGCAGCGTACAAGGACCTTCCGAAGTACGTGGTCTCGTCGAGTCTCGACGAGCACGCGCTCATCGACGGGTGGGGCCCGTCGGAGATCCTGCGATCCGTCGAGGACGTTGCCGCCCTCAAGCAAGGCGACGGTGGTGCGCTTTTCATCCATGGGAGCGCCGAACTCGCGCGGACTCTCGCCGATGCGGATCTCATCGACCGCTACAACCTCCTCGTGTTTCCAGTCCTGCTCGGTGCAGGGAAAAGACTTTTCAGTACTGCGGACAGGGACCGGCAGCAGCTGCGCCTGCGCGAGTCGGAGACCTATTCCAACGGTGTGGTGAAAGCCATCTACGACGTCGTCCACTGA
- a CDS encoding ATP-dependent DNA ligase: MASEAMILDVDGPDGSRAVRVSSPSRVLWPQAGLTKLDLARYLVAVAPAFLRANGGRPVSLQRFGGDVDGEYFFSKNPPKGAPDYVRSVTVVYPSGRAHPQLVLDEPASAVWAAQMNTVVFHPWASRADAPDLPDELRIDLDPQPGTTFADVVAAAHELRAVLREAGLTCFVKTSGNRGLHVFAPIEPIHEFLEVRRAVIAAARELERRMPDRVTTAWWKEERGARIFVDYNQANRDRTMAGAYSPRALPHAPVSCPVGWDELTGVDPAAFTITTVPERLATIGDPWEGLHADPGSIDVLRGWWDRDVEAGLGELPFPPDFPKMPGEPLRVQPSRARNRA, encoded by the coding sequence ATGGCCAGCGAAGCGATGATCCTCGATGTCGACGGACCGGACGGTTCCCGGGCCGTCCGCGTGTCCAGCCCGTCCCGTGTGCTCTGGCCGCAGGCCGGGCTGACCAAGCTGGACCTCGCGCGCTACCTCGTCGCCGTCGCGCCGGCCTTCCTGCGCGCCAACGGCGGCCGCCCGGTCTCCCTGCAGCGGTTCGGCGGTGACGTGGACGGCGAGTACTTCTTCAGCAAGAACCCACCGAAGGGCGCACCGGACTACGTGCGGAGCGTGACGGTGGTCTATCCCAGCGGCCGTGCGCACCCGCAGCTCGTCCTCGACGAGCCGGCGTCCGCCGTCTGGGCCGCACAGATGAACACCGTGGTCTTCCATCCATGGGCGTCCCGTGCCGATGCGCCCGACCTGCCGGACGAATTGCGGATCGACCTCGACCCGCAGCCCGGGACGACCTTCGCGGACGTGGTGGCGGCCGCCCATGAACTCCGGGCCGTCCTGCGGGAGGCGGGACTGACCTGCTTCGTGAAGACGTCGGGGAACCGCGGGCTCCATGTCTTCGCGCCGATCGAGCCGATCCACGAGTTCCTCGAGGTCCGCCGGGCCGTGATCGCCGCCGCGCGGGAACTCGAGCGGCGCATGCCGGACCGGGTGACGACGGCCTGGTGGAAGGAGGAACGCGGCGCCCGCATCTTCGTGGACTACAACCAGGCGAACCGCGACCGCACCATGGCCGGTGCCTACAGTCCGCGCGCCCTGCCCCACGCCCCCGTGTCGTGCCCCGTCGGCTGGGACGAGCTGACCGGCGTCGACCCGGCGGCCTTCACGATCACGACCGTGCCCGAGAGGCTGGCGACGATTGGCGACCCCTGGGAGGGGCTGCACGCCGACCCGGGCAGCATCGACGTCCTGCGCGGCTGGTGGGACCGCGACGTCGAGGCGGGACTGGGGGAGCTGCCGTTCCCGCCCGACTTCCCGAAGATGCCCGGGGAACCTCTGCGCGTGCAGCCCAGCCGTGCACGTAACCGCGCCTGA
- a CDS encoding response regulator, with protein sequence MPSKEHTRTAVVIEDDDDVRDLLHTVLTGAGFRVHTAPAGLAGVEMVRRLMPDVVTLDVGLPDIDGFEVAERIRRFSTTFIVMLTARADPSDERRGFEAGADRYLRKPFRPAELRRHIQEGMAAADA encoded by the coding sequence ATGCCGAGCAAGGAGCACACCCGCACTGCGGTGGTCATCGAAGACGACGATGACGTCCGCGATCTGCTGCACACCGTGCTGACCGGTGCGGGCTTCCGGGTACACACGGCGCCGGCTGGGCTCGCCGGTGTCGAGATGGTCCGCCGCCTGATGCCGGACGTGGTGACGCTCGACGTCGGCCTGCCGGACATCGACGGCTTCGAGGTGGCAGAGCGGATCCGCAGGTTCTCGACAACCTTCATCGTCATGCTCACGGCGCGCGCTGATCCGTCCGACGAGAGACGGGGCTTCGAGGCCGGCGCCGATCGTTATCTCCGCAAGCCGTTCCGCCCGGCGGAGCTGCGCCGGCACATCCAGGAAGGCATGGCGGCGGCGGACGCCTGA
- a CDS encoding thioesterase produces MTDNRTRPDTVPAPSGDRLAELVAAGIPQEMHDWLGRYGVGALTVKMGIVFSEMSAERMVATMPVEGNQQVAGILHGGAHVVLAETLGSFAAGLHAGPGRQAVGIEVGATHHRSIDSGVVTGTATAIHLGRTLTTHEVVMTDEQGRRLSTARITNLIRETRD; encoded by the coding sequence ATGACAGACAACCGCACCCGGCCCGACACCGTCCCGGCACCATCCGGAGACCGGCTGGCCGAGCTCGTCGCCGCAGGTATCCCGCAGGAGATGCACGACTGGCTCGGCCGCTACGGCGTCGGTGCCCTGACCGTGAAGATGGGCATCGTCTTCTCCGAGATGAGTGCCGAGCGCATGGTCGCCACCATGCCGGTCGAGGGCAACCAGCAGGTCGCGGGCATCCTGCACGGCGGCGCCCATGTGGTGCTCGCCGAGACCCTGGGGTCGTTCGCAGCCGGGCTCCATGCCGGTCCGGGCAGGCAGGCCGTGGGCATCGAGGTGGGAGCGACGCATCACCGCAGCATCGATTCCGGCGTGGTGACGGGCACCGCGACGGCCATCCACCTCGGCCGGACTCTCACGACGCACGAAGTGGTGATGACCGACGAGCAGGGTCGCCGCCTCTCCACGGCCCGCATCACGAACCTGATCCGGGAGACGAGGGACTGA